Proteins from a single region of Dyadobacter fanqingshengii:
- a CDS encoding SOS response-associated peptidase has protein sequence MCYHVSQQKTVEQIKIAFHKPIDNRELYRQAYHVNAFEDPFQPVISNWDAAKIDMYRWRLIPSDKTEANFKANTRNAKSETLFSLSSFKDYWFNRCLIICTGFFEPHLVDPKKPTHSYYIKPKEKEFITLGGIFSPWNGIKTYTVITTPATPLLSEIHNEGKRMPLVLEGEKAEEWMAPPKSMSQQRMAELMAPYENDDDWMAFRTINGITNSYTDTNVPEVLWPYEEKALPYTDLPLFRDLEGSK, from the coding sequence ATGTGTTACCACGTTTCGCAACAAAAAACAGTCGAGCAGATTAAGATTGCCTTTCATAAACCCATAGACAATCGGGAATTATATCGGCAAGCCTACCATGTTAACGCTTTTGAAGACCCATTCCAACCTGTTATATCAAACTGGGATGCCGCAAAGATTGACATGTACCGGTGGAGGCTTATCCCCTCAGACAAAACGGAAGCAAATTTCAAAGCGAACACGCGTAATGCAAAATCGGAGACTTTGTTTTCGCTCAGCTCCTTTAAAGATTATTGGTTTAACCGCTGCTTGATTATCTGTACAGGTTTTTTTGAGCCTCATTTGGTGGATCCTAAGAAGCCAACACACAGCTATTATATAAAGCCAAAAGAAAAAGAGTTCATCACGCTGGGCGGTATTTTTAGCCCTTGGAATGGGATTAAAACTTACACGGTCATCACGACGCCGGCCACTCCTTTGTTGAGCGAAATTCATAATGAAGGGAAACGGATGCCACTTGTGCTTGAAGGAGAAAAGGCAGAAGAATGGATGGCACCACCTAAAAGTATGTCTCAACAGCGCATGGCTGAGCTTATGGCTCCATATGAAAACGATGACGACTGGATGGCCTTCCGTACGATCAATGGAATCACTAATTCATATACCGATACAAATGTCCCGGAGGTGCTGTGGCCATACGAAGAAAAGGCCCTCCCCTACACGGATTTACCATTGTTCCGTGATCTGGAAGGTTCGAAATAA
- a CDS encoding DNA-formamidopyrimidine glycosylase family protein, with protein MPEVPELNIVGLTLQKHFKGQKFKHIEVLWKKRVKASEEEFNEALEGGKLVSVGRNGKELHLKFDNGAVLGIHMMLTGKMVLLPTEQNLKNPIFELTFENGAGIMVLDGLGQAKPILNPEIPPIPDIMGDDFTEEYLTKILAKTGGKIKEVIQKQEWIRGIGSAYADEILWSAKISPYSVAKNIPTDKVKDLYNAIRNVTVEATAELEKRKTSDDVFEMENKDHRFVHNPKKTHSPEGEEIIVGKLGSGRTYYTESQTLY; from the coding sequence ATGCCAGAAGTACCAGAACTGAACATTGTAGGCCTAACATTGCAAAAGCATTTCAAAGGCCAGAAATTCAAACACATTGAAGTCCTTTGGAAAAAACGAGTAAAGGCCAGTGAAGAGGAATTTAATGAAGCCCTTGAAGGCGGAAAACTTGTTTCTGTCGGACGCAACGGTAAGGAACTGCACCTCAAATTCGATAATGGAGCCGTTCTAGGTATTCATATGATGTTGACAGGGAAAATGGTACTATTGCCTACCGAGCAGAATCTTAAAAACCCAATCTTCGAACTGACATTCGAAAATGGTGCGGGAATCATGGTTTTGGATGGCTTAGGTCAGGCAAAACCTATCCTTAATCCGGAAATACCGCCCATTCCGGATATTATGGGTGACGATTTCACAGAAGAATACTTAACAAAAATCCTGGCCAAAACAGGCGGTAAAATAAAGGAAGTCATTCAAAAACAGGAATGGATCCGTGGAATAGGGAGTGCATATGCAGATGAGATTTTATGGTCTGCCAAGATTTCGCCCTACTCAGTTGCTAAAAATATCCCAACAGACAAGGTGAAGGATCTATATAATGCAATTAGGAACGTAACAGTTGAGGCAACCGCTGAGCTGGAAAAGCGAAAAACATCCGATGATGTTTTCGAAATGGAAAACAAAGACCATCGATTTGTTCACAATCCTAAAAAGACGCACTCTCCAGAGGGAGAAGAAATAATTGTGGGCAAACTGGGAAGTGGGAGGACTTATTATACTGAGAGCCAAACCTTATACTAA
- a CDS encoding DNA polymerase III subunit alpha — protein sequence MLINCHSYFSLRYGTLSTEDLTDMLAQNEYDVAVLTDINNSSGVFPFVQSCRDKGITPIVGMEYRTGDRLLYIGIAKNEAGFGELNQLVSTANLSKAPLPDFPPSFNNAFVVYPYGTRPINRLRENEYIGVKPSDLPQIVMEPRSNYDRYVILWPVTVKGPKDFVLHQQLRAVDHNTIFSKLTTEMYAKLDDVMPSRAKLINTYQMYPEIIQGTEKLLAQCSFNFDFEIVRNKKFFTGNGHDDRILLERYTMTGLERRYGKKNKEALGRVQKELRIIDDLNFSSYFLITHDIVRYAASRDFQYVGRGSGANSIVAYCLGITDVCPIELDLYFERFLNPKRKTPPDFDVDFSWRDRDEIFEYIFNRYQTKHTALMGAMSTFKDRSVIRELGKVYGLPKEDIDLLIKNPGMAQNYPDVVEKIIEAYEQLADYPNQRTIHACGVLISEDPITNYTALDLPPKGFPTAHIDMHVAEQIHFEKFDILSQRGLGHIKDCIQIIKDNRGEAVDISNPKKLFFDPKIQKELREANTLGCFYIESPAMRQLLTKLRCDTYLVLVAASSVIRPGVASSGMMKAYIERHRDPAITEYLHPIMEQQLKETYGVMVYQEDVIKIGHYFGGLDLADADVLRRMMSGKTRSAKHMAEIRDKYFNHCQQVGHPEDVAKEVWRQMESFAGYSFSKAHSASFAVESFQSLYLKAYYPIEFMVSVVNNYGGFYDRRTYLHEATKAGAIVHVPCVNKSFMQTTLEGIDIYLGFDYMKDLESHTVETLLSVRETQGKFISLEDFVLRTGISIQQVKILIRAGAFSFTGKVKTNLMWEAHWVCASVERSTPPQLFGTQVTFPKLPVFEYSLVEHLYDEIEILSVPVSGTYFDFLKTDFRGDVMAADLGKYVGKVVRMVGEYVNYKPVKTKQGQIMMFFTFLDVNKNFFDTVHFPDSLANWTFQGAGVYLVEGTVTEEFECYSLTVKRFAKIPIKQNPKNITTNEKELLNLRPRATQQIANDSK from the coding sequence ATGCTGATCAATTGCCACTCCTATTTTAGCCTTCGATATGGCACACTTTCAACCGAAGATTTGACCGATATGCTGGCCCAAAACGAGTATGATGTGGCTGTTTTAACGGACATTAACAACTCATCGGGAGTGTTTCCATTTGTCCAGAGTTGCAGGGATAAAGGCATCACGCCGATTGTAGGAATGGAGTACCGGACGGGCGACAGGTTACTCTATATTGGAATCGCAAAAAATGAAGCGGGCTTTGGGGAATTGAACCAACTGGTTAGCACGGCAAATTTGTCGAAGGCACCTCTCCCCGACTTCCCTCCATCGTTCAATAATGCATTTGTTGTTTATCCTTACGGCACCCGTCCAATTAACCGGCTACGCGAAAATGAGTACATAGGTGTAAAGCCAAGCGATCTTCCACAAATCGTGATGGAGCCACGATCAAATTACGACCGATACGTGATTCTGTGGCCAGTAACCGTAAAGGGACCCAAAGATTTCGTCTTGCATCAGCAGCTTCGCGCAGTAGACCATAATACAATTTTCTCAAAGCTAACGACCGAGATGTACGCCAAACTTGATGATGTTATGCCATCCAGGGCAAAACTCATCAATACCTATCAAATGTATCCTGAGATAATTCAAGGTACAGAAAAGCTATTAGCCCAGTGCTCATTTAATTTTGACTTTGAGATTGTCAGAAATAAGAAATTTTTTACCGGCAACGGGCATGATGATCGTATCCTTTTGGAGCGTTACACGATGACCGGGCTTGAACGCAGATATGGCAAAAAGAATAAGGAAGCGTTAGGACGTGTTCAAAAGGAGCTTCGGATTATTGATGACTTGAATTTTAGTTCTTACTTCCTGATCACACATGACATCGTGCGTTATGCAGCATCCCGTGATTTTCAGTATGTAGGGCGGGGATCAGGGGCCAATAGTATCGTTGCTTATTGCCTGGGAATAACTGACGTCTGCCCTATTGAATTGGATCTCTATTTTGAACGGTTTCTAAACCCTAAACGGAAAACACCCCCGGACTTCGATGTCGACTTTTCATGGCGTGACCGTGATGAAATATTTGAATATATCTTCAATAGATACCAAACTAAGCATACCGCGCTCATGGGTGCTATGTCCACATTCAAGGACAGGTCAGTAATCCGGGAGCTAGGCAAGGTCTACGGCTTACCGAAAGAAGACATTGATTTGTTGATAAAGAACCCTGGGATGGCTCAAAACTACCCTGATGTGGTGGAGAAAATAATCGAAGCCTATGAGCAGCTTGCGGATTACCCTAACCAAAGAACAATTCACGCCTGCGGTGTGCTAATATCAGAGGATCCAATCACAAATTACACAGCGCTGGACTTGCCACCAAAAGGTTTTCCGACAGCCCACATTGATATGCATGTGGCCGAACAAATTCATTTTGAAAAATTTGACATCCTCAGCCAGCGCGGGCTTGGGCACATAAAAGATTGCATCCAAATCATCAAGGATAACCGCGGGGAAGCTGTTGATATTTCCAATCCAAAAAAGCTGTTTTTCGACCCGAAAATTCAAAAAGAACTTAGGGAAGCAAACACTCTGGGCTGCTTCTACATTGAGTCTCCTGCTATGCGCCAATTACTGACCAAGCTCCGATGCGACACTTACCTGGTACTGGTCGCTGCCAGCTCCGTTATAAGGCCTGGTGTTGCCAGTTCTGGGATGATGAAGGCCTATATCGAAAGGCACCGTGACCCTGCAATAACAGAATATCTCCACCCGATCATGGAGCAGCAGCTGAAAGAAACTTACGGTGTGATGGTTTACCAGGAAGACGTTATCAAAATTGGGCATTACTTCGGCGGCCTTGATTTAGCAGATGCAGATGTACTCCGTCGAATGATGTCCGGCAAAACCCGAAGCGCAAAACATATGGCTGAAATCAGAGACAAGTACTTCAACCATTGCCAGCAAGTTGGGCACCCGGAAGATGTTGCAAAGGAAGTTTGGCGGCAGATGGAAAGTTTTGCAGGTTATTCTTTTTCGAAAGCGCACTCGGCCAGTTTCGCAGTAGAAAGCTTCCAATCGCTCTATCTCAAAGCCTATTATCCGATTGAATTCATGGTTAGCGTTGTCAACAATTACGGAGGTTTTTATGACAGACGAACGTATCTGCATGAAGCAACCAAAGCAGGCGCAATCGTCCATGTCCCATGCGTAAACAAGAGCTTCATGCAGACAACCCTCGAAGGCATTGACATCTACCTCGGGTTCGATTACATGAAAGACCTCGAATCCCATACGGTAGAAACACTTCTCAGCGTAAGGGAAACACAGGGTAAATTCATAAGTCTTGAGGATTTCGTGCTGAGGACAGGGATATCAATTCAGCAAGTAAAGATCTTAATCCGTGCCGGGGCATTTAGCTTTACGGGTAAGGTTAAAACAAACCTTATGTGGGAAGCGCACTGGGTTTGCGCCTCTGTGGAGAGATCAACCCCACCGCAACTGTTTGGCACACAAGTTACATTTCCAAAGCTCCCGGTATTTGAATATTCCCTGGTTGAACATCTATATGACGAGATTGAAATTCTCTCTGTGCCGGTATCGGGCACATATTTCGACTTCCTGAAAACGGATTTTCGTGGCGATGTGATGGCGGCTGACCTGGGCAAATATGTTGGGAAGGTGGTTCGAATGGTAGGGGAATATGTGAATTACAAGCCTGTAAAAACTAAGCAGGGGCAGATCATGATGTTCTTCACCTTTTTAGATGTTAACAAAAACTTTTTTGACACAGTGCATTTCCCTGATTCGCTTGCTAATTGGACGTTCCAAGGTGCCGGAGTGTACCTCGTTGAAGGAACAGTCACAGAAGAATTTGAATGCTACTCACTAACCGTTAAGCGGTTTGCAAAGATACCTATCAAACAGAACCCGAAAAATATCACTACCAATGAGAAAGAACTACTCAATCTCCGCCCACGCGCTACACAGCAGATTGCAAATGATTCGAAATAA
- a CDS encoding response regulator, which produces MNRNGDIVIIEDDKDDQFLFEEVFKELDYPNKRVYFNDGDAALDYLHLSTTVPFLVLSDINMPLLNGFELREKLKTDADINLKCIPYLFFSTALSQEMVIDAYSMSVQGFFVKPSSVLELTATIRIIIEYWKRCASPNNFD; this is translated from the coding sequence ATGAACAGAAACGGAGATATTGTAATAATAGAGGACGACAAAGACGATCAATTTTTATTTGAAGAAGTGTTTAAAGAGCTTGATTACCCAAACAAGCGCGTTTATTTTAATGACGGAGATGCCGCGTTGGACTACTTACACCTCTCGACTACGGTTCCATTTCTTGTTCTCTCTGACATAAACATGCCGCTTCTGAACGGCTTTGAGCTAAGGGAAAAGCTCAAAACTGATGCTGACATAAACTTAAAATGCATTCCGTATCTTTTCTTCTCGACTGCACTAAGTCAGGAAATGGTTATTGATGCTTACAGTATGTCTGTCCAAGGTTTTTTTGTTAAGCCTTCTTCAGTTTTGGAGTTAACAGCTACGATTAGGATTATAATAGAATACTGGAAGAGGTGCGCTTCTCCTAATAATTTTGACTAG
- a CDS encoding DNA-formamidopyrimidine glycosylase family protein: MPEVPELLTLRHNLLTRFKNRKITYFEIKWDKKLKSPKQDIVSAVKGATLTGIERSGKTLELHLNNDQKLGFHLMQAGRPYLRPSDNEIKWPVWEMFFENGMGFGIQDPTLQTSLALNPITPNVPDVLTESLTVEYLKAIFKKSCEQLIKPLLTNPRYIRGLGNAYVDEILWQIKVSPASIASLIPEEKIHELHGAIEAVLTNAEIEIRKITGSDALMIEKRDFMNVHNSKRTKDPYGDEIHKGEVGKAKTYWTKSQVLYEHKHQVFGKSL; the protein is encoded by the coding sequence ATGCCAGAAGTTCCGGAATTGTTGACATTGAGACACAACCTTTTAACACGTTTCAAGAATAGGAAGATAACGTATTTCGAAATTAAGTGGGACAAGAAGCTAAAATCACCTAAACAGGATATCGTTTCTGCGGTTAAAGGGGCAACTTTGACGGGCATTGAGAGATCCGGAAAAACGCTGGAACTGCACTTAAACAACGATCAAAAACTCGGTTTTCACTTAATGCAAGCCGGTCGTCCCTATCTACGACCATCTGATAACGAAATCAAATGGCCAGTTTGGGAGATGTTTTTTGAAAACGGAATGGGGTTTGGAATACAAGATCCAACACTGCAAACTAGTTTGGCACTTAACCCTATTACCCCAAATGTCCCCGACGTATTAACAGAGAGTTTAACAGTTGAATATTTGAAAGCAATCTTTAAGAAAAGTTGCGAGCAACTAATAAAGCCATTGCTTACCAATCCGAGATATATAAGAGGGTTAGGTAATGCATACGTCGATGAGATTTTATGGCAAATCAAGGTTTCGCCAGCATCCATTGCCAGCCTTATCCCGGAAGAGAAAATTCATGAGCTGCATGGAGCGATTGAAGCGGTTTTGACTAATGCGGAAATAGAGATAAGGAAGATCACCGGCTCGGACGCTTTGATGATCGAAAAGAGGGACTTTATGAACGTACATAATAGCAAAAGAACAAAAGACCCTTATGGCGATGAAATTCATAAAGGTGAGGTTGGAAAAGCAAAAACGTATTGGACGAAAAGCCAGGTATTGTATGAGCACAAGCATCAGGTTTTCGGAAAAAGCTTATAA